The proteins below are encoded in one region of Populus alba chromosome 2, ASM523922v2, whole genome shotgun sequence:
- the LOC118044461 gene encoding cathepsin B-like protease 3 isoform X1, with the protein MASALYHGTLFLLVAALFTFHSQVIAVEPVSKLKLNSRILQDSIVQKVNENPNAGWEATMNPQFSNYSVGEFKYLLGVKPTPGKELRGVPLVRHPKSMKLPKEFDARTAWPHCSTIGRILDQGHCGSCWAFGAVESLSDRFCIHYGMNLSLSVNDLLACCGWMCGDGCDGGYPIDAWRYFVQSGVVTEECDPYFDDIGCSHPGCEPGFPTPKCERKCADKNKLWAESKHFSVNAYRIASDPHSIMAEVSMNGPVEVAFTVYEDFAHYKSGVYKHITGDVMGGHAVKLIGWGTSDDGEDYWLLANQWNRGWGDDGYFKIKRGTNECGIEEDVVAGLPSTRNLVREVAKIDAHEHASA; encoded by the exons ATGGCAAGTGCTCTGTATCATGGCACTCTCTTCTTACTCGTCGCTGCTCTCTTTACCTTCCACTCTCAG GTTATTGCGGTGGAACCAGTTTCCAAGCTCAAACTCAATTCTAGGATCCTTCAG GATTCAATAGTTCAGAAGGTCAATGAAAATCCCAATGCTGGATGGGAAGCTACCATGAACCCTCAATTTTCCAATTACTCT GTTGGGGAATTCAAGTACCTTCTTGGAGTCAAACCAACACCCGGAAAGGAACTAAGAGGTGTTCCTCTAGTAAGACATCCAAAATCCATGAAATTACCGAAAGAATTTGATGCAAGAACCGCTTGGCCACATTGTAGCACCATTGGAAGAATTCTTG atcag GGTCACTGTGGATCCTGTTGGGCATTTGGTGCTGTTGAATCGCTATCAGATCGTTTTTGCATCCATTATGGCATG AACCTCTCTCTATCCGTCAATGACCTCTTAGCTTGCTGTGGCTGGATGTGTGGTGATGGTTGTGATGGGGGTTATCCAATTGATGCATGGAGATACTTTGTCCAATCTGGTGTTGTCACTGAGGAG TGTGATCCATACTTTGATGATATTGGCTGTTCTCACCCTGGTTGCGAGCCAGGATTTCCTACTCCAAAATGTGAAAGAAAATGTGCTGATAAGAACAAGCTCTGGGCAGAGTCCAAGCACTTCAGTGTTAATGCATATAGAATTGCTTCTGATCCCCACAGCATCATGGCTGAAGTTTCCATGAACGGACCAGTAGAGGTGGCCTTCACTGTTTATGAG GATTTTGCTCATTACAAATCAGGAGTTTACAAGCACATAACAGGTGATGTCATGGGAGGCCATGCTGTTAAGCTTATCGGGTGGGGGACTTCTGATGACGGGGAGGATTATTGG CTTCTTGCTAACCAGTGGAATAGAGGCTGGGGTGAT GATGGTtactttaaaatcaaaagaggAACAAATGAGTGTGGTATTGAAGAGGATGTTGTTGCTGGTTTGCCTTCAACCAGGAACCTTGTCAGAGAAGTTGCCAAGATCGATGCCCATGAGCATGCTTCGGCGTGA
- the LOC118044461 gene encoding cathepsin B-like protease 3 isoform X2 codes for MASALYHGTLFLLVAALFTFHSQVIAVEPVSKLKLNSRILQDSIVQKVNENPNAGWEATMNPQFSNYSVGEFKYLLGVKPTPGKELRGVPLVRHPKSMKLPKEFDARTAWPHCSTIGRILGQLLPVCIAWFSVFVYLIFKGHCGSCWAFGAVESLSDRFCIHYGMNLSLSVNDLLACCGWMCGDGCDGGYPIDAWRYFVQSGVVTEECDPYFDDIGCSHPGCEPGFPTPKCERKCADKNKLWAESKHFSVNAYRIASDPHSIMAEVSMNGPVEVAFTVYEDFAHYKSGVYKHITGDVMGGHAVKLIGWGTSDDGEDYWLLANQWNRGWGDDGYFKIKRGTNECGIEEDVVAGLPSTRNLVREVAKIDAHEHASA; via the exons ATGGCAAGTGCTCTGTATCATGGCACTCTCTTCTTACTCGTCGCTGCTCTCTTTACCTTCCACTCTCAG GTTATTGCGGTGGAACCAGTTTCCAAGCTCAAACTCAATTCTAGGATCCTTCAG GATTCAATAGTTCAGAAGGTCAATGAAAATCCCAATGCTGGATGGGAAGCTACCATGAACCCTCAATTTTCCAATTACTCT GTTGGGGAATTCAAGTACCTTCTTGGAGTCAAACCAACACCCGGAAAGGAACTAAGAGGTGTTCCTCTAGTAAGACATCCAAAATCCATGAAATTACCGAAAGAATTTGATGCAAGAACCGCTTGGCCACATTGTAGCACCATTGGAAGAATTCTTGGTCAGTTGCTACCTGTTTGCATTGCATGGTTCTCTGTTTTTGTCTACTTAATTTTCAAG GGTCACTGTGGATCCTGTTGGGCATTTGGTGCTGTTGAATCGCTATCAGATCGTTTTTGCATCCATTATGGCATG AACCTCTCTCTATCCGTCAATGACCTCTTAGCTTGCTGTGGCTGGATGTGTGGTGATGGTTGTGATGGGGGTTATCCAATTGATGCATGGAGATACTTTGTCCAATCTGGTGTTGTCACTGAGGAG TGTGATCCATACTTTGATGATATTGGCTGTTCTCACCCTGGTTGCGAGCCAGGATTTCCTACTCCAAAATGTGAAAGAAAATGTGCTGATAAGAACAAGCTCTGGGCAGAGTCCAAGCACTTCAGTGTTAATGCATATAGAATTGCTTCTGATCCCCACAGCATCATGGCTGAAGTTTCCATGAACGGACCAGTAGAGGTGGCCTTCACTGTTTATGAG GATTTTGCTCATTACAAATCAGGAGTTTACAAGCACATAACAGGTGATGTCATGGGAGGCCATGCTGTTAAGCTTATCGGGTGGGGGACTTCTGATGACGGGGAGGATTATTGG CTTCTTGCTAACCAGTGGAATAGAGGCTGGGGTGAT GATGGTtactttaaaatcaaaagaggAACAAATGAGTGTGGTATTGAAGAGGATGTTGTTGCTGGTTTGCCTTCAACCAGGAACCTTGTCAGAGAAGTTGCCAAGATCGATGCCCATGAGCATGCTTCGGCGTGA